A single genomic interval of Pseudorca crassidens isolate mPseCra1 chromosome 19, mPseCra1.hap1, whole genome shotgun sequence harbors:
- the SPACA3 gene encoding sperm acrosome membrane-associated protein 3, which translates to MEGGSWAPRRWPCLPGMTSLALASLLSCLLTSGQAEVYSRCELARMLQDFGLDGFRGYSLADWVCLAYFASGFNTAAVDHEADGSTNNGIFQINSRKWCKNLNPKVPNMCQMYCSDLLNPNLKDTVICAMKIVQDPQGLGTWEVWRHHCQGEDLSDWVDGCEL; encoded by the exons ATGGAAGGTGGGAGCTGGGCTCCCAGAAGGTGGCCGTGCCTGCCTGGGATGACGTCGCTGGCCTTGGCGTCTCTGCTCAGCTGCCTGCTCACCTCCGGCCAGGCCGAGGTCTACAGTCGCTGTGAGCTGGCCAGAATGCTGCAGGATTTCGGCCTGGATGGCTTCCGGGGATACAGCCTGGCGGACT GGGTCTGTCTTGCTTACTTCGCAAGTGGCTTCAACACAGCTGCCGTGGACCACGAAGCCGATGGAAGTACCAACAATGGCATCTTCCAGATCAACAGCCGGAAGTGGTGCAAAAATCTCAACCCCAAAGTCCCAAACATGTGCCAGATGTACTGCTCCG acTTGTTGAATCCTAACCTCAAGGATACTGTTATCTGTGCCATGAAGATAGTTCAGGATCCCCAGGGTCTGGGCACCTG GGAGGTCTGGAGGCATCACTGCCAGGGCGAGGACCTCAGTGACTGGGTGGATGGCTGTGAATTGTAG